In Apostichopus japonicus isolate 1M-3 chromosome 5, ASM3797524v1, whole genome shotgun sequence, a single window of DNA contains:
- the LOC139967517 gene encoding uncharacterized protein: MTTTKVGSGHDKSCGGKGQQRRLVVDMTTKKVVVDNEIVVDIFCRFLRFTSHCLPLQSTKEPCSHQQRTNAPALNIVGMIFSSSQAVNFFHHPTKEPCSYQQPTNRPASKFVCFPLPGSTTTTVTIQQPSSRNKSVSILTYPQPAFKTAFPCQDPPQLLSPFNSRQASNESVSILTYPQPAFKTWCKMTTTKVGSGHDKSCGGKGRQQRLVVDMAMTTKVEYSNKVWWWAR; encoded by the exons ATGACAACAAcgaaggttggcagtggacatgACAAAAGCTGTGGAGGAAAAGGTCAACAACGAAGGTTGGTAGTGGACATGACAACAAAGAAGGTGGTGGTGGACAACGAGATAGTGGTGGACATATTTTGCAGATTTCTCCGGTTCACAAGCCACTGCCTCCCTCTACAATCCACCAAAGAACCATGCAGCCACCAACAACGAACAAATGCACCTGCCTTAAATATTGTTGGTATG ATTTTCTCCAGTTCACAAGCCGTTAACTTCTTCCACCATCCAACAAAAGAACCCTGCAGCTACCAACAACCTACAAACCGACCTGCCTcaaaatttgtat GCTTTCCCTTGCCAGGATCCACCACAACTACTGTTACAATTCAACAGCCGTCAAGCAGGAACAAGTCTGTGTCAATCCTGACCTACCCACAACCAGCCTTTAAAACC GCTTTCCCTTGCCAGGATCCACCACAACTATTGTCACCATTCAACAGCCGTCAAGCAAGCAACGAGTCTGTGTCAATCCTGACCTACCCACAACCAGCCTTTAAAACC TGGTGTAAGATGACAACAAcgaaggttggcagtggacatgACAAAAGCTGTGGAGGAAAAGGTCGACAACAAAGGTTGGTGGTGGACATGGCGATGACAACAAAGGTGGAGTACAGCAACAAAGTTTGGTGGTGGGCACGATGA